The Xanthomonas sontii genomic sequence TCCATGGCGTGACAATCCCACACCAGATCGTCCGGCCTGGCCATCCATGGCCAGGCGTTCGCGAACGCGCGAGCCAATGGCTCGCAGGCGCGTCGCCGCACTCGCCTGTTTCCCATGCCATCCCTGGCGCAACCGATCGGCTCCGGACGACCCGGCCCGGCCATCCATGGCCGGGCGTTCGGCGCAACGCGCGCCAGTGGCGCGCAAGCGTTGCGCCTCACCCCTTCACGCTGCCGAGCAGCAGGCCCTGGATGTAGTAGCGCTGCAGCGCCAGGAACAGCGCCAGCACCGGGACCACCGTGACCACCGCGCCGGCCATCATCATCTCCACGTCCATGATGTGCTCGCGCGACAGCGCCGCCAGCGCCACCGGCAAGGTGTAGTGCTCCTGGTCGGTCAGCACGATCAGCGGCCACATGAAGTCGTTCCACGCGGCCATGAAGGTGAAGATGGTCAGCGTCACCAGCACCGGCTTGAGCATCGGCAGCACGATCTGGAAGAAGATCCGCAACTCGCCGGCACCGTCGATGCGCGCGGCCTCCAGCAGCTCGTCCGGGATCGAACGCGCGTACTGGCGCACCAGGAAGATGCCGAACACCGTCGCCAGCGCCGGCACGACCACGCCGCCGAAGTTGTTGACCAGGTGCAGCTGCTTCATCAGCAGGAACAGCGGCAGCATCGCCACCTGCGCCGGGATCACCAGCGCCGCCAGCAGGATCTGGAAGATCCGTTCCTTGCCGACGAAGCGCAGCTTGGCGAAGGCATAGCCGGCCATGGTGTTGATCAGCAGCGAACCGAAGGTGATCGCGCACGACACCAGCAGGCTGTTGGCGAAGTTGCGGGCCATGCCGGTGCGCGAGAACAGCTCGCCGTAGTTGGCCAGGGTGGCGCCGGTGGGCAGCATCGGCGGCGGGAAGCGACTCGCTTGCCCGGCCGGCATGAACGACACCGACACCATCCACAACAGCGGCGCCAGGCTGATCACGGCGAGCAGCAGCAGCCCGCCGTTGACCAGCAGCGTGTTCCAGCGCGAGGCGCCGATCTCCCGGCTCATACCAGGTCCCTCTTGCGGCCGAAGCGCAGCATCACCGTCGTCACTCCCAGGATGATCAGGAACAGCAGGAACGCCACCGCCGACGCGCGGCCGAGGTTCCACCACTTGAAGCCTTCCTCGAACATGTAATACAGCACGCTGACCGTGCTCTGCAGGGGATCGCCGCGGGTCATCACGTAGGGTTCGGCGAACAGCTGGAAGTAGCCGGACACGGTGATCACCCCGACCACCAGCAGCACCGGCCCCAGCATCGGCAGGGTGATGTGCAGGAACTGCCGCCACTTGGAGGCGCCGTCGATGCGCGCGGCCTCGTACAGGTCCTGCGGGATCGCCTGCAGGCCGGCGAGGAAGATCACCATGTTGTAGCCGAAGTTCTTCCACACCGCGAACAGCATGATGGTCGGCATCGCCCAGTGCGGGTCGCCGAGCCAGTCGATCGGGCCGATGCCCAGATGCGCCAGGCCGTAGTTGACCAGGCCGTAGCTGGTGTGGAACAGGTAGCGCCAGATCACAGCCACCGCCACCAGCGTGGTTACCACCGGCGCGAACAGCGCGGTGCGGAACAGCGCCTTGAAGCGCGCCACCGGCGCGTTCAGCAGCAGCGCCGCGCCCAGCGAGGCGCCGATGGACAGCGGCACGCCGACGATCACGAAGTACGTGGTGTTCCACAGCGACTTCCAGAACATCGGCGTCTGCAGCAACTCGATGTAGTTGCCGAAGCCGACGAAGCGCAGGTTGTGGCGGTCGGCCAGCGAGTACAGGTCGAAGTCGGTGACGCTCAGCGCCAGCGCCGACAGCACCGGCAGGCCGAAGAACACGCCGATCACGATCAGCGCCGGGCCGGCGAACAGCCAGCCGATCAGGGAACCGCGCTTCATGGCGCCGCTCCCGTGGCCGGCGCCGCCGTGCCTTCGCGGTGCTGCTGGTGGATCCAGCGGCGTTTCTCCAGGATCTCGTCGACCCGCTTGTCCAGTTCCCGCATCGCCTTCTCCTGCGGCTCGCCGCCGCGCACCACGCGCTCGGTGGCCAGCCGCATCTCCTGCACGATACGCTCCCACTCCAGCACCTTCGGTGCCGGCTTGACCCGCTCCAGCTGATCGCGGAAGGCATGCGCCAGCGGATCGTCGGCCAGCGACGGATACGCCCAGGTGCTGCGCCGCGGCGGCATGTCGCCGATCAGCGCGTGGAAGCGCGCCTGGATCTGCGGCCGCGACAGGAACTCGATCAGCTTCCACGCCGCGTCCTTGTGCTCGGACTTGCGGAAGATCACCAGGCTGGTGCCGCCGGCGATGCCGGCGCCGGGGCCGTCCGGGCCCGGCAGCGGCATGGTGCCCCACTGGTCCTTGAGCGCAGCCGGCTGCACCTTGCGGAACTCGCGGATGTTCCACGGGCCGGAGATGTAGAACGCGTAGAAACCGTTGAAGAATTCGTCCCAGACGTTGGAGATCTGCGTCTCCGACATCTTCGGCGCCCAGCCTTGGTCGAACATGTTGGCGTAGAACGCCAGCGCCTTGCGGAAGCCGGGGCTTTCGAAGTTGCCGTAGTTGTTGTGGTCGCGCAGCAGCGGATCGGGCAGCTGCAGGCCCAGCGACAGTTGCTGCTCGAACTCGTTGAGCGGCATCAGGATGGCGTAGCGCTTCGGCCCGACATGCTTCTTCACCGCCGCCATCGCCTGCTCCCACTCGGCCCAGGTCTGCGGCAGCTTGGTCACCCCGGCGTCGCGCAGCATGTCCTTGCGATAGAACAGCAGGCGCGTGTCCACGTACCAGGGGATGCCGTAGAGCTGGCCATCGATGACGCTGGTGTCCCAGATGCCGGGGAAGTAGTCCTTCGGGTCGACCACCTTGGAGCGCTCGACATAGGGCTGCAGAGGCTGCAGCGTGCCCAGTTCGGCGAATTCCGGGATCCAGGTGTTGCCCAGCTGGCACACGTCCGGCAGGCCGTCGGCAGCGAAGGCGGTCAGCAGCTTCTCGTGCGCGGCGGTCCACGGGATGTTCTGGATGTCCACGTGGATGCCGGGATTCTCCTTCTCGAACTCCGGGATCAGCTCGGCCACCACCTCGGCCTCGCGGCCCATCGCCCAGAACCGCACCACCTCGCCCTGCGGCGCGCGCGCGCACCCGCACACGGCCACCATCAGCAAGCCCAGCGACACCCAACGACCGATCATGCGTGCTGCGCTCATTCGGGCTTCTGCGGCTGGCGCTGGTCGGGGTTCTGTTGCGCCTGCGCAGCGGCGGCGCGCGATTCGGCGATGCCGATCGCCCGCGCCGCGGCGGCCTGCTCGTCCTTCTTCGGCACCGGCTGCGCCTCGCCCTCCGGAGTCAGCCAGCCGCCGCTGAAGCCGGCGCGCTCCAGTCCGGTGCGGATGTACTTGTTCTTCTTCATCACGTTCCAGACGAACTCGTTGCGGTAGTTGGCGATCATGGTCAGGATCGGGCCCTGGTCGATGCCGATGTAGTCGCTGGAGACCCAGCCGCGTCCGGGCACGACGCGCCCGGTCTTGAGCGGGATATCGTAGTTGAAGCTGGGGTTGAACGAATCCAGGAAGCCGTAGCTGGAGTAGATGAAATCGCCGTAGCGCTT encodes the following:
- a CDS encoding sugar ABC transporter substrate-binding protein, with translation MIGRWVSLGLLMVAVCGCARAPQGEVVRFWAMGREAEVVAELIPEFEKENPGIHVDIQNIPWTAAHEKLLTAFAADGLPDVCQLGNTWIPEFAELGTLQPLQPYVERSKVVDPKDYFPGIWDTSVIDGQLYGIPWYVDTRLLFYRKDMLRDAGVTKLPQTWAEWEQAMAAVKKHVGPKRYAILMPLNEFEQQLSLGLQLPDPLLRDHNNYGNFESPGFRKALAFYANMFDQGWAPKMSETQISNVWDEFFNGFYAFYISGPWNIREFRKVQPAALKDQWGTMPLPGPDGPGAGIAGGTSLVIFRKSEHKDAAWKLIEFLSRPQIQARFHALIGDMPPRRSTWAYPSLADDPLAHAFRDQLERVKPAPKVLEWERIVQEMRLATERVVRGGEPQEKAMRELDKRVDEILEKRRWIHQQHREGTAAPATGAAP
- a CDS encoding carbohydrate ABC transporter permease yields the protein MKRGSLIGWLFAGPALIVIGVFFGLPVLSALALSVTDFDLYSLADRHNLRFVGFGNYIELLQTPMFWKSLWNTTYFVIVGVPLSIGASLGAALLLNAPVARFKALFRTALFAPVVTTLVAVAVIWRYLFHTSYGLVNYGLAHLGIGPIDWLGDPHWAMPTIMLFAVWKNFGYNMVIFLAGLQAIPQDLYEAARIDGASKWRQFLHITLPMLGPVLLVVGVITVSGYFQLFAEPYVMTRGDPLQSTVSVLYYMFEEGFKWWNLGRASAVAFLLFLIILGVTTVMLRFGRKRDLV
- a CDS encoding carbohydrate ABC transporter permease; this translates as MSREIGASRWNTLLVNGGLLLLAVISLAPLLWMVSVSFMPAGQASRFPPPMLPTGATLANYGELFSRTGMARNFANSLLVSCAITFGSLLINTMAGYAFAKLRFVGKERIFQILLAALVIPAQVAMLPLFLLMKQLHLVNNFGGVVVPALATVFGIFLVRQYARSIPDELLEAARIDGAGELRIFFQIVLPMLKPVLVTLTIFTFMAAWNDFMWPLIVLTDQEHYTLPVALAALSREHIMDVEMMMAGAVVTVVPVLALFLALQRYYIQGLLLGSVKG